DNA sequence from the Pyramidobacter porci genome:
CGGAGACAACAGCACCTTCGAAGTGGACCTGATCGCGCCCGTGGCGATGAACGAAGGACTTCGCTTCGCCATCCGCGAAGGCGGCCACACCGTCGGCGCCGGCGTCGTCTCTCAGATCCTCGAGTAAGCGGAGGCCGTGTCGTGTCCAAAAAAATCAGAATTCGTCTCAAAGCGTTTGATCATCGCGTACTCGATACCTCTGCCGCCCAAATTGCTGAAACCGCAACGCGTAGCGGCGCCAAGGTCGCCGGTCCGATCCCGCTTCCTACGGAGATCAACAAGTTCTGCATCCTCACATCACCTCATGTCAATAAGGATGCTCGCGAGCACTATGAAATGAGAACCCACAAGCGTCTCATCGACATCCTCGATCCCACGCAGAAGACGATGGAAGCATTAATGCAGCTGAATCTTCCCTCTGGTGTCGATATCCAGATCAAGCTCTAGCCGAGCGGGAAGCTCTGAGCCGATAAAGCTGAATCTCCCCTCTGATGGGGAGCTCTGAGCAAAGGAGAGTGTATGTAGTATGAGTCTTGGTATTCTTGGACAAAAGCTGGGGATGACCCGCGTATTCAATGAGGCGGGGCAGTCCGTCCCGGTGACTGTGATCGCTGCTGGTCCTTGTTCTGTGGTCGATGTTCGTACTCCTGAGAAAAACGGTTATAGCGCCGTTCTTCTTGGTTTGGGCGAG
Encoded proteins:
- a CDS encoding EF-Tu C-terminal domain-related protein, which produces GDNSTFEVDLIAPVAMNEGLRFAIREGGHTVGAGVVSQILE
- the rpsJ gene encoding 30S ribosomal protein S10, with the protein product MSKKIRIRLKAFDHRVLDTSAAQIAETATRSGAKVAGPIPLPTEINKFCILTSPHVNKDAREHYEMRTHKRLIDILDPTQKTMEALMQLNLPSGVDIQIKL